In one Syntrophomonadaceae bacterium genomic region, the following are encoded:
- a CDS encoding sodium-translocating pyrophosphatase, whose amino-acid sequence MDLRILAPVAGVVALLFAFYLTGRVTKMDPGTPRMQEIAAAIHEGAMAFLIREYRTLVWFVLVLAGAIAVGGIITHGQESLQPTTAIAYLAGTICSVLAGWIGMNVATKANVRTANAARTSANAALGVAFSGGAVMGMSVVGLGLLGLGIINLLFDNPAVVNGFALGASSIALFARVGGGIYTKSADVGADLVGKVEAGIPEDDPRNPAVIADNVGDNVGDVAGMGADLFESYVGSIIAAIAIAAALGIANGTLVPLLVAAAGIIASIIGTFFVKTDEGANAQNALNTGTWVAAALAVVATYFITTGFITEPFTIGNNTYTGTGVFIATIAGLIAGVLIGQITEYYTSSKYRPTKIIAQQSLTGTATNIIAGISTGLVSTALPVLMTVAAILVAFQYAGLYGIAMAAVGMLSFTGMVVAVDAYGPIADNAGGIAQMAHMDKSVRKITDTLDSVGNTTAAIGKGFAIGSAALTALALFSAYTQTVGITVINLADPKVVAGAFIGGMLPFLFGALTMQAVGRAASQMVEEVRRQFREIPGLMAGTGKADYAHCVSIATSAALKEMIVPGLLAVAAPLVVGLTIGKEALGGMLLGATITGFLLAIMMANAGGAWDNAKKYIEEGHHGGKGSGAHAAAVTGDTVGDPFKDTSGPSLNILIKLMSIVALVFAPLFM is encoded by the coding sequence ATGGATTTGCGAATTCTGGCCCCGGTAGCCGGCGTTGTGGCCCTGCTCTTTGCGTTTTATCTGACCGGCAGGGTAACCAAAATGGACCCGGGAACACCCAGGATGCAGGAGATCGCCGCGGCGATCCATGAAGGAGCAATGGCTTTCTTAATACGGGAATACCGTACGTTGGTGTGGTTTGTGTTAGTGTTAGCCGGCGCCATTGCCGTTGGCGGCATAATTACCCACGGCCAAGAGAGCTTGCAGCCGACCACGGCTATTGCCTATTTAGCAGGGACTATCTGCTCGGTGCTGGCTGGCTGGATTGGCATGAATGTGGCTACCAAAGCCAACGTAAGGACAGCCAACGCCGCCCGTACCAGCGCCAACGCAGCCCTGGGAGTAGCCTTCTCCGGCGGCGCTGTGATGGGAATGAGCGTGGTAGGCCTTGGTCTTTTGGGCCTCGGAATTATCAATCTGTTATTCGACAACCCTGCGGTTGTGAATGGTTTCGCCCTGGGAGCCAGCTCCATCGCCCTGTTTGCCCGGGTTGGCGGGGGTATTTATACCAAATCGGCTGACGTCGGCGCTGACCTGGTGGGCAAAGTGGAAGCCGGCATTCCGGAAGATGACCCCCGTAACCCGGCAGTTATCGCAGATAACGTGGGGGATAATGTGGGCGACGTGGCCGGGATGGGCGCAGACCTGTTTGAATCCTATGTCGGTTCTATCATTGCCGCGATTGCTATAGCTGCAGCCCTGGGGATTGCCAACGGCACCCTGGTTCCCTTGCTGGTGGCTGCGGCCGGCATTATCGCCTCGATCATCGGCACCTTCTTTGTCAAGACTGATGAAGGGGCTAACGCTCAGAACGCTCTTAATACCGGTACCTGGGTTGCGGCCGCCCTGGCTGTGGTGGCAACCTACTTTATCACCACCGGATTCATCACAGAACCCTTCACTATTGGCAATAATACCTATACCGGCACTGGTGTCTTTATCGCCACAATTGCCGGTTTGATAGCCGGGGTTTTAATCGGCCAGATTACCGAATACTACACCTCGTCCAAATACCGTCCGACTAAAATAATCGCTCAGCAGTCCCTGACCGGGACAGCTACCAATATCATTGCCGGGATCAGCACCGGTTTAGTCAGCACCGCATTGCCGGTCTTGATGACGGTCGCCGCTATTTTGGTTGCTTTCCAGTATGCCGGTCTTTACGGTATTGCCATGGCTGCAGTGGGAATGCTGTCCTTTACAGGGATGGTTGTGGCGGTTGACGCCTATGGTCCCATCGCTGATAACGCCGGCGGGATTGCGCAAATGGCTCACATGGACAAGAGCGTGCGCAAGATTACCGACACTTTAGATTCTGTTGGCAACACCACTGCCGCTATCGGCAAGGGCTTCGCGATCGGTTCCGCAGCTCTGACCGCTTTGGCCCTGTTCTCGGCCTATACCCAGACAGTTGGAATCACAGTAATTAACCTGGCCGACCCGAAAGTAGTTGCCGGCGCTTTTATAGGCGGCATGCTGCCTTTCCTGTTTGGCGCACTGACCATGCAGGCCGTAGGCCGGGCTGCCAGCCAAATGGTGGAAGAGGTGCGGCGCCAGTTTAGAGAAATCCCGGGCTTGATGGCAGGGACCGGCAAGGCTGATTATGCCCATTGTGTCAGCATTGCCACCAGCGCAGCCCTGAAAGAAATGATTGTTCCTGGTCTTTTGGCAGTGGCCGCTCCCCTGGTTGTGGGCCTGACCATCGGCAAGGAGGCCCTGGGTGGCATGTTGCTGGGGGCAACCATCACCGGGTTTTTGCTGGCGATCATGATGGCTAACGCCGGCGGAGCCTGGGATAACGCCAAGAAGTATATCGAAGAGGGCCACCATGGCGGCAAAGGTTCGGGGGCCCACGCAGCCGCTGTAACCGGCGACACAGTAGGCGACCCCTTCAAGGATACCTCCGGGCCTTCCCTGAACATCCTGATCAAGCTGATGTCCATTGTTGCTCTGGTGTTCGCCCCATTGTTCATGTAG
- a CDS encoding PaaI family thioesterase, whose product MSWSDSMCFCCGKDNPLGLRMDFSLDGELFFSEVSPPDFLQGYSGVLHGGITSTLLDEVMANHLLALGMRAVTAELCVRFKKPVLLGIPLKIISRQVKGRKSLYEMESWLEGPGGEVLATATAKMMLVKGGSA is encoded by the coding sequence ATGAGCTGGTCTGACAGCATGTGCTTTTGTTGCGGAAAGGACAACCCGTTGGGGCTGAGGATGGATTTTTCCCTGGACGGGGAGTTGTTCTTCAGTGAGGTTAGCCCACCTGACTTTCTTCAGGGATACAGCGGTGTCCTCCATGGAGGCATCACGAGCACCCTTTTAGATGAGGTCATGGCAAACCATCTTCTGGCCTTGGGGATGAGAGCCGTAACCGCAGAGCTTTGCGTCCGGTTTAAAAAACCGGTACTGTTGGGAATTCCGTTAAAAATAATCAGCCGCCAGGTTAAGGGCCGCAAAAGCTTGTATGAAATGGAAAGCTGGCTTGAAGGTCCCGGCGGAGAAGTTTTGGCCACAGCAACCGCTAAAATGATGTTAGTAAAAGGAGGTTCTGCCTGA
- the rnr gene encoding ribonuclease R, translating into MTTGLVRQARTKHKQEVTQINREQVLELMRKEAYKPLDWEEMARTLGVKDIGGFKLVLQQMEKRGEVILTRREKYGLPEKMGLVVGRLQRHAGGFGFVIADGPDIPDTYISAENLNGAMHNDRVVVRPAAPTIRRAAKPEGEVIRVLERANRTVVGTFERIKGYGFVTPDDQRIGQDVFIPEANQNQVKNKDKVVVEITRWPEKRRNPEGQIVEVLGKHGAPGVDVLSIVRKHELPEAFPPAVLKEADKIPAAVTPEDFIGRRDLRDLKMVTIDGEDAKDLDDAVSIEMLPDGKFRLGVHIADVAYYVQEDSKLDQEALKRGTSVYLVDRVIPMLPPKLSNGICSLNARVDRLAMSVLMDIDSRGQVQHYEMFPSVIHIRERMTYDAVRQILVDQDPVLLDRYRDLTEDFRLMEELCRILYRKRLDRGAIDFEFPESKVKLNADGKPAEIVKKMRTIAEHLIEEFMVVANETVATRLREREMPFLSRVHQQPELENLEQLNEFLHTLGYHVKSDRQGRVHPKAYQAVLNKVSGGPEAKAVGMVMLRSMKHACYHQQALGHFGLAATDYCHFTSPIRRYPDLIVHRVLREELEKGALAASRRAKLAEKMPSYAEQSSVREKVAEEAERESVDMKKVEYMQDRLGEVYQGHVSGVMPFGFFVELDNTVEGLVRISSLTDDYYEYHEKQLAISGRHTGKVYRLGTPVTVQVAMVDIDKRQVNFELA; encoded by the coding sequence ATGACTACTGGCTTAGTGAGGCAAGCCAGAACCAAACATAAACAGGAGGTGACTCAAATCAACCGGGAACAAGTATTAGAACTGATGCGAAAAGAGGCCTATAAACCCCTTGACTGGGAAGAAATGGCAAGGACCTTGGGCGTCAAAGACATAGGTGGGTTTAAGCTGGTCTTGCAACAGATGGAAAAAAGGGGTGAGGTGATTCTTACCCGCAGAGAAAAGTACGGACTGCCAGAGAAAATGGGTCTGGTGGTTGGAAGGTTGCAGCGGCATGCCGGCGGATTCGGTTTTGTGATTGCGGATGGGCCGGATATTCCCGATACTTATATCAGTGCCGAGAACTTAAACGGAGCAATGCACAACGACAGAGTAGTGGTGCGACCGGCGGCTCCAACCATCCGCAGGGCGGCCAAACCCGAGGGGGAGGTAATCCGGGTGCTGGAGCGGGCCAACCGGACGGTGGTCGGCACCTTTGAGCGGATCAAGGGTTACGGTTTTGTTACTCCAGATGACCAGAGAATCGGCCAGGACGTCTTCATTCCCGAGGCAAATCAAAACCAGGTAAAAAACAAGGACAAGGTAGTGGTGGAAATAACCCGCTGGCCGGAAAAACGGCGCAACCCGGAAGGACAAATTGTCGAGGTTTTAGGCAAGCATGGCGCGCCGGGGGTGGACGTCCTGTCGATTGTGCGCAAACATGAACTGCCGGAGGCCTTTCCGCCCGCTGTGCTGAAAGAAGCGGATAAAATTCCGGCGGCAGTAACGCCGGAAGACTTTATTGGCCGCCGGGATCTCCGGGATCTAAAGATGGTTACCATCGATGGGGAAGATGCCAAGGACCTGGACGATGCCGTATCCATCGAGATGTTGCCTGACGGCAAATTTCGCCTCGGCGTTCATATCGCCGATGTGGCTTATTATGTGCAGGAAGACAGCAAGCTGGACCAGGAGGCCCTGAAGCGAGGGACCAGTGTTTACCTGGTGGACCGGGTAATTCCCATGCTGCCCCCCAAACTGTCCAACGGCATCTGCAGCCTGAACGCCAGGGTCGACCGCTTGGCTATGTCGGTGCTGATGGATATCGACAGCCGGGGCCAGGTACAGCATTACGAGATGTTCCCCTCGGTTATCCACATCAGGGAGCGGATGACCTATGACGCAGTGCGCCAGATCCTGGTTGATCAGGACCCGGTTCTGCTGGACCGCTACCGGGACCTGACGGAGGATTTCCGGCTGATGGAGGAGCTTTGCCGGATCCTGTACCGGAAGCGGTTAGACCGGGGGGCAATTGACTTTGAGTTTCCGGAAAGCAAGGTCAAGCTTAATGCGGACGGGAAGCCTGCGGAGATTGTCAAAAAAATGCGGACTATTGCCGAACATCTCATCGAGGAATTCATGGTCGTGGCTAATGAAACAGTTGCCACTCGCCTGCGGGAGCGGGAAATGCCCTTCCTTTCCCGGGTCCACCAGCAACCGGAACTGGAAAACCTGGAGCAGCTGAACGAGTTCCTGCATACCCTGGGCTACCATGTGAAATCCGATCGGCAAGGCCGGGTGCATCCCAAGGCTTATCAGGCCGTTTTAAATAAGGTTTCCGGCGGGCCTGAGGCTAAAGCAGTGGGCATGGTAATGCTTCGCTCAATGAAGCACGCTTGCTACCACCAACAGGCTCTGGGTCACTTTGGCCTGGCGGCAACCGACTACTGCCATTTCACATCTCCCATCCGCCGCTACCCCGATCTGATTGTCCATCGGGTGTTACGCGAGGAACTGGAAAAAGGTGCCCTTGCCGCCAGCCGCCGCGCCAAATTGGCGGAAAAAATGCCCAGCTATGCGGAACAGTCCTCCGTTAGAGAAAAAGTGGCAGAAGAGGCAGAACGGGAATCAGTAGATATGAAAAAGGTGGAATATATGCAGGACCGTCTGGGCGAGGTATATCAGGGCCATGTTTCCGGGGTGATGCCTTTCGGTTTCTTTGTCGAGTTGGATAACACCGTGGAAGGCCTGGTGCGGATCTCCAGCTTAACCGATGATTACTACGAGTACCATGAAAAACAATTGGCCATCAGCGGACGCCATACCGGCAAAGTTTACCGCTTGGGGACGCCGGTGACGGTACAGGTTGCCATGGTCGATATAGACAAGCGGCAGGTGAACTTTGAGCTGGCATAG
- the secG gene encoding preprotein translocase subunit SecG, producing MQTFLVILQVIFALGLIASVLLQSGKSAGISGAIAGGAETLFGRKKGLDQLLGKVSAVLAMGFLLLTLLQSII from the coding sequence TTGCAGACTTTCTTGGTTATTTTGCAGGTGATTTTTGCCTTAGGCCTTATTGCCAGCGTATTGCTGCAGTCCGGTAAAAGCGCGGGTATTTCCGGAGCCATTGCTGGCGGAGCGGAAACCTTATTTGGCAGGAAGAAAGGATTAGACCAGTTGTTAGGCAAAGTTTCCGCTGTCTTGGCTATGGGCTTTTTGCTGCTGACCCTGTTGCAATCAATAATTTAA
- a CDS encoding HDIG domain-containing protein: MTRQEALELMQKNVVNVNLQKHCLAVEAVMQALARRFAVDEEAWGLAGLLHDIDYDQTKDSPDQHSLVGGKMLADLGLSPEIVKAVKAHNDRHGLPRETLMEKALYCTDPVTGLVVAGALILPARQLAALNVDFLMNRFHEKSFARGARRDPILTCSELKVSLGEFLGLSLEAMQGISDELGM; the protein is encoded by the coding sequence ATGACCAGACAGGAAGCACTGGAACTGATGCAAAAAAATGTTGTCAATGTTAATCTGCAAAAACACTGCCTGGCTGTGGAAGCCGTCATGCAGGCTTTAGCCCGCCGCTTTGCAGTTGATGAAGAGGCCTGGGGACTGGCTGGCCTGCTCCACGATATTGACTATGACCAGACCAAGGATAGCCCTGATCAGCACAGCCTGGTAGGAGGTAAAATGCTGGCCGACCTGGGGCTAAGTCCTGAGATCGTGAAAGCGGTCAAGGCCCACAACGACAGGCATGGCCTGCCGCGGGAAACATTGATGGAAAAGGCCCTTTATTGCACCGATCCCGTAACCGGCCTGGTTGTTGCCGGAGCCTTAATCCTGCCGGCAAGGCAGCTCGCAGCATTAAATGTAGACTTTCTAATGAACAGATTTCACGAAAAGTCTTTTGCCAGAGGGGCCAGGCGAGATCCCATCCTGACCTGCAGCGAGCTTAAGGTATCTTTGGGAGAATTCTTGGGTCTAAGCCTGGAGGCCATGCAGGGAATCAGCGATGAGTTGGGTATGTAA